In a genomic window of uncultured Flavobacterium sp.:
- a CDS encoding ATP-binding cassette domain-containing protein: METILTIENLHKRYGRIQALKNVSFEIQKGRVYGILGPNGSGKSTTLGIVLNVVNKTSGNYSWFDGKVQTHDALKKVGAIIERPNFYPYMTAEENLKLVCKIKSINYAKINEKLDLVGLSERKDSKFSTFSLGMKQRLAIASALLNDPEILILDEPTNGLDPQGIHQIRDIIRKIASQGTTILLASHLLDEVEKVCSHVIVLRKGEILYSGSVDSMSANEGFFELQANDNSALKSVLENHEAVDRITEEDGKILVYLKSDLSASELNSYLFSKNIALSHLVKRKNSLEAQFLELTKNATIQTN; encoded by the coding sequence TTGGAAACCATACTTACTATTGAGAATCTTCACAAAAGATACGGTCGCATTCAGGCCTTAAAAAATGTATCTTTTGAAATACAAAAAGGCCGCGTTTACGGAATTCTGGGCCCAAACGGAAGTGGAAAATCAACCACTTTGGGAATTGTTTTGAATGTTGTAAACAAAACTTCGGGCAATTACAGCTGGTTTGACGGAAAAGTTCAAACGCATGATGCCTTGAAAAAAGTTGGCGCTATTATCGAAAGACCTAACTTTTATCCGTACATGACGGCGGAAGAAAACCTGAAATTGGTTTGTAAAATAAAAAGCATCAATTATGCTAAAATAAACGAAAAGCTTGATCTTGTTGGTTTAAGCGAAAGAAAAGACAGCAAGTTCAGCACTTTTTCTTTAGGAATGAAACAACGTTTGGCAATAGCTTCGGCACTTTTAAATGATCCCGAAATTTTGATTCTGGATGAACCTACAAACGGTTTAGATCCACAGGGAATTCATCAGATTCGAGATATTATAAGAAAAATTGCTTCACAAGGAACGACTATTTTACTGGCTTCGCATTTATTAGATGAAGTCGAAAAAGTATGTTCTCACGTAATTGTTCTTAGAAAAGGTGAAATTCTATATTCTGGTTCTGTTGACAGTATGTCTGCAAATGAAGGTTTCTTTGAACTTCAGGCAAATGATAATTCAGCTCTAAAATCAGTCTTGGAAAACCATGAAGCTGTGGACAGAATTACGGAGGAAGATGGAAAAATTTTGGTTTATCTGAAATCAGATTTATCAGCTTCTGAACTGAATTCCTATTTATTTTCTAAAAATATTGCTTTAAGTCATTTAGTAAAACGTAAAAACAGTCTTGAAGCACAATTTTTAGAATTAACCAAAAACGCCACTATCCAAACCAACTAA
- a CDS encoding ABC transporter permease, whose protein sequence is MKRLISIELQKIWKNKASKVLTLTYFILLSFIALIASIKFDIGPFKFHVAEMGIFNFPYIWHFNTYVAALLKLFLAIVIVSMMANEYSYGTLKQNLIDGLSKKEFILSKFLTVVLFALCSTVFVFVMSLILGFSFSSYTELDVVFMDLDYLLAFFVKLVGFFSFCLFLGILVKRSAFALGFLLVWSIIEGIIKGLLVFKIFPDSNIGDYITRFLPLEAMSNLIIEPFSRLNVIRSIGTQIGVENTKDYSVHYLSILIVLVWTYLFTYFSYKLLKNRDL, encoded by the coding sequence ATGAAAAGACTTATATCTATAGAATTACAAAAAATCTGGAAAAACAAAGCCAGTAAAGTCCTTACTTTAACCTATTTCATTTTACTTTCGTTTATTGCATTAATTGCATCGATAAAATTTGATATTGGTCCTTTTAAATTTCACGTTGCCGAAATGGGTATTTTCAATTTCCCATATATCTGGCATTTCAATACTTATGTTGCAGCATTGCTGAAACTTTTCCTGGCTATTGTTATCGTTTCGATGATGGCAAATGAATATAGTTATGGTACTTTAAAACAAAATCTAATTGACGGTTTAAGCAAAAAGGAATTCATTTTATCTAAATTTCTGACAGTCGTTCTTTTTGCTTTATGCTCAACAGTTTTCGTTTTTGTGATGAGTTTAATTCTAGGTTTTAGCTTTTCATCTTATACAGAACTTGATGTTGTTTTTATGGATTTAGATTACCTATTAGCTTTCTTTGTAAAACTAGTTGGTTTCTTTTCTTTCTGTTTATTTCTGGGTATTTTAGTAAAACGTTCTGCTTTTGCCTTAGGTTTTCTTTTGGTTTGGAGCATAATCGAAGGAATTATTAAAGGTCTTTTGGTATTTAAAATTTTCCCTGACAGCAATATTGGAGATTATATTACAAGATTTCTTCCGCTTGAAGCCATGTCAAATTTAATTATAGAACCTTTTTCAAGACTTAATGTCATAAGAAGTATAGGAACGCAAATTGGCGTTGAAAACACTAAAGATTATAGCGTACACTATCTTTCAATTCTGATTGTTTTGGTCTGGACCTATTTATTTACATACTTTTCTTATAAATTATTGAAAAATCGAGATTTATAG
- a CDS encoding choice-of-anchor L domain-containing protein, producing the protein MNRYICLLFVLFLCGLSSKIHAQVISVNDQKTPQELINDILVKSACVSVTNTSGSGDAFTPGKNSFAYFNSNGSSFPFAEGVVLTTSTSENAVGPFIKSNGGGSTDWKGDADLNQILGINSINATSLEFDFIPLTDFISFNYIFASNEYQSFFPCQYSDGFAFLIKEAGTSDPYQNLAVLPNTTTPLSSTNVRPLIVPGTAANGDPYPGCPAENEKYFNGLNTASSPVNYAGQTIVMNAQTKVVAGKKYHIKLVIADDKEQYYDSAVFLEAGSFTPKIDFGPDQTSLNNDPICFGQSVTLDTKLAATYNYKWYKDGLLINGANGPKYSPTESGTYSVECLLTPSICKLTGEVKIEFAAEILSTNTSLIQCDDNTDGINIFDLTKVDNIVKNNVAEITNNGYYETLADAQNKTKPIATPAKYTNKANNQIVFARIENKYGCYKTVEVTLKISSATIPNQNPIATCDYDDKQDGFYEFDLANKVTPQVLKGLPSGLVPYYYSSQNDALADTNRLPNIYKNTTAFNQTIYVRIINGPDCYGITSVPLVVNTFDPPNFQDESEILCKGDSTTLAVANTFSSYLWSTGSMANQIDVDTAGDYSVTVQDANGCSKTKKFKIIESEPAAITEVYIKDFSGADNSVLIEFTGTGNYEFSIDRISYQDSPSFSNVNPGIYNAVARDKNGCGPSNTFLFYVLDYPRFFTPNGDGFNDLWLVKDFDQLPDYKISIFDRYGKLLKQMDQNSTGWNGTFNGQQLPSDDYWFTLVLVNGKSIKGHFSLKR; encoded by the coding sequence ATGAATCGTTATATATGCCTTTTGTTTGTTTTGTTTTTATGTGGATTATCTTCTAAGATACATGCACAGGTTATAAGTGTAAATGATCAAAAAACTCCGCAGGAATTAATTAACGATATTTTAGTCAAAAGTGCTTGTGTTTCAGTCACAAATACCTCAGGAAGTGGTGACGCTTTTACTCCCGGAAAAAATAGTTTTGCTTATTTTAATTCAAACGGCAGTAGTTTTCCATTTGCTGAGGGAGTTGTTTTGACTACGTCTACGAGCGAAAATGCTGTTGGTCCTTTTATAAAAAGTAACGGAGGAGGAAGCACAGATTGGAAAGGTGATGCTGATTTAAATCAAATTCTGGGAATTAATTCTATAAATGCTACCTCTTTAGAATTCGATTTTATTCCCTTAACTGATTTTATAAGTTTCAATTATATTTTTGCTTCGAATGAGTATCAGTCTTTTTTTCCTTGTCAATATTCCGATGGATTTGCTTTCTTAATTAAAGAAGCAGGAACAAGTGATCCGTATCAAAATTTAGCCGTTTTACCCAACACTACTACGCCACTTTCTTCAACGAATGTTCGTCCGTTAATTGTACCAGGAACAGCAGCTAATGGCGACCCTTATCCGGGTTGTCCTGCTGAAAACGAAAAATATTTCAATGGACTAAACACAGCGTCCAGTCCAGTAAATTATGCTGGACAAACCATTGTAATGAATGCACAAACTAAAGTAGTTGCAGGAAAAAAATACCATATAAAACTTGTTATTGCCGATGATAAAGAGCAATATTATGATTCAGCAGTATTTTTAGAAGCTGGTAGTTTTACACCTAAAATTGACTTTGGACCAGATCAAACATCTTTAAACAATGATCCGATTTGCTTTGGACAAAGTGTAACTTTAGATACAAAATTAGCTGCTACTTACAATTATAAATGGTATAAAGACGGACTATTAATTAATGGTGCAAATGGTCCGAAATACTCTCCAACAGAATCTGGAACTTATAGTGTTGAATGTTTATTGACGCCTTCGATATGTAAGCTAACCGGAGAAGTTAAAATAGAATTTGCTGCAGAAATATTATCGACTAATACTTCTTTAATTCAATGCGACGACAATACAGACGGAATCAATATTTTTGACTTAACAAAAGTTGATAATATTGTAAAAAACAATGTTGCTGAAATTACAAATAATGGTTACTACGAAACATTAGCAGATGCTCAGAACAAGACAAAACCTATAGCAACTCCTGCAAAATATACTAACAAAGCAAACAATCAAATTGTTTTTGCCAGAATTGAGAATAAATATGGTTGTTACAAAACTGTTGAAGTAACATTAAAAATTTCAAGCGCAACGATTCCAAATCAAAACCCAATTGCAACTTGTGATTATGATGATAAACAAGATGGCTTTTACGAATTTGATCTTGCCAATAAAGTTACTCCACAAGTCCTTAAAGGTTTACCAAGTGGTTTAGTGCCTTATTATTATTCATCTCAAAATGACGCTTTAGCCGATACTAATAGATTACCAAATATTTATAAAAACACAACTGCTTTTAATCAGACAATTTATGTTCGTATTATCAACGGACCAGATTGTTACGGCATTACATCTGTCCCGCTTGTAGTAAACACTTTCGATCCGCCTAACTTTCAAGATGAATCTGAAATTTTATGCAAAGGAGATTCTACAACATTAGCTGTTGCAAATACTTTTAGCAGTTATTTATGGAGTACCGGCAGCATGGCAAATCAAATCGATGTTGATACCGCTGGAGATTATTCTGTAACTGTACAAGATGCAAATGGTTGTAGCAAAACTAAAAAATTCAAAATAATTGAGTCTGAACCTGCAGCAATAACTGAAGTTTATATCAAAGATTTTTCAGGAGCAGACAACTCTGTTTTAATTGAATTTACAGGAACTGGAAATTATGAATTCTCAATAGACAGAATATCTTATCAGGACAGTCCTTCATTTTCAAATGTAAATCCAGGAATATACAATGCCGTTGCAAGAGACAAAAACGGATGTGGTCCCTCTAATACCTTTCTGTTTTATGTTCTGGATTATCCAAGGTTTTTCACGCCTAACGGAGACGGGTTTAATGATTTATGGCTTGTAAAAGATTTCGATCAGCTTCCTGATTATAAAATATCTATTTTTGATCGCTATGGAAAGCTTTTAAAACAAATGGATCAAAACAGCACAGGCTGGAATGGAACTTTTAACGGGCAACAACTTCCATCAGATGATTATTGGTTTACCTTGGTTCTTGTAAACGGAAAATCTATTAAAGGTCACTTTAGTTTAAAAAGATAA
- the typA gene encoding translational GTPase TypA, translating to MESIRNIAIIAHVDHGKTTLVDKIMYHCQLFRDNENTGDLILDNNDLERERGITITSKNVSVQYKGTKINIIDTPGHADFGGEVERVLNMADGVCLLVDAFEGPMPQTRFVLQKAIDLGLKPCVVINKVDKENCTPEEVHEKVFDLMFELGAEEWQLDFPTVYGSAKNNWMSDHWENVTDNVEALLDMVVENVPAPKVSEGTPQMLITSLDFSAFTGRIAIGRLERGVLKEGMPISLVKRDGTISKSRIKELHTFEGLGRKKVQEVVAGDICAIIGVEGFEIGDTIADFENPEGLKTIDIDEPTMSMLFTINDSPFFGKEGKFVTSRHIRERLTKELEKNLAMKLGETDSADKFMVFGRGVLHLSVLIETMRREGYELQIGQPQVIIKEVDGKKCEPIEELTIDLPESLSGRAVEFVTLRKGEMLSMETKGERMIVKFNIPSRGIIGLRNQLLTATAGEAIMAHRFIGYEPYKGEIAGRNKGSLISMEKGKAIPYSIDKLQDRGKFFVEPNTEIYEGQVIGENSRADDMCVNVTKEKKQSNVRSSGNDEKARIIPPIIFSLEEALEYIQKDEYVEVTPKSIRLRKIYLTETDRKRFKI from the coding sequence ATGGAATCTATTAGAAACATTGCAATTATTGCCCACGTCGATCACGGTAAAACCACTTTGGTTGATAAAATTATGTATCACTGTCAATTATTTCGTGACAACGAAAACACAGGTGATTTAATTCTTGATAATAACGATTTAGAGCGTGAGAGAGGTATTACTATTACTTCTAAAAACGTTTCTGTTCAATATAAAGGAACAAAAATCAATATTATCGATACTCCTGGCCACGCGGATTTTGGAGGTGAAGTAGAACGTGTTTTGAACATGGCCGATGGTGTATGTTTGCTAGTGGATGCTTTTGAGGGTCCAATGCCACAAACTCGTTTTGTATTACAAAAAGCTATTGACTTAGGTCTTAAGCCATGTGTAGTTATCAATAAAGTTGATAAAGAAAACTGTACTCCTGAAGAAGTTCACGAAAAAGTTTTTGACTTAATGTTTGAATTAGGTGCTGAAGAATGGCAGTTGGATTTCCCAACAGTTTATGGTTCTGCTAAAAATAACTGGATGTCTGATCATTGGGAAAACGTAACTGATAATGTTGAAGCATTATTGGATATGGTTGTTGAAAATGTACCAGCTCCTAAAGTTTCAGAAGGAACACCACAAATGCTTATTACTTCTTTAGATTTCTCTGCATTTACAGGTCGTATCGCTATTGGTCGTCTTGAAAGAGGAGTTCTTAAAGAAGGTATGCCAATCTCATTAGTAAAAAGAGATGGTACTATATCTAAATCTCGTATCAAAGAACTTCATACTTTTGAAGGACTTGGTCGTAAAAAAGTACAAGAAGTTGTTGCTGGAGATATTTGTGCAATCATTGGAGTTGAAGGTTTTGAAATTGGTGATACTATCGCTGATTTTGAAAATCCAGAAGGTCTAAAAACGATTGACATCGATGAGCCTACAATGAGTATGTTGTTTACAATTAACGATTCACCATTCTTTGGTAAAGAAGGTAAATTTGTAACATCTCGTCATATTAGAGAAAGATTGACAAAAGAATTAGAGAAAAACTTAGCGATGAAGTTAGGTGAAACTGATTCTGCTGATAAATTCATGGTTTTTGGTCGTGGAGTACTTCACTTATCTGTTCTTATTGAAACAATGAGAAGAGAAGGTTATGAGTTACAAATCGGTCAACCACAAGTTATCATCAAAGAAGTTGATGGTAAAAAATGTGAGCCAATTGAGGAATTGACAATCGATTTACCAGAATCACTTTCAGGTAGAGCGGTAGAGTTTGTTACTTTGCGTAAAGGTGAAATGTTGAGTATGGAAACTAAAGGGGAGCGTATGATTGTGAAATTTAATATTCCATCACGTGGAATTATTGGATTACGTAATCAATTGCTTACTGCAACAGCAGGTGAGGCTATTATGGCACACCGTTTCATTGGATATGAGCCTTACAAAGGTGAAATCGCTGGACGTAACAAAGGTTCATTGATTTCTATGGAAAAAGGAAAAGCTATTCCTTATTCTATCGATAAATTACAAGATCGTGGTAAGTTTTTTGTTGAACCAAATACCGAAATTTACGAAGGTCAGGTAATTGGAGAAAACTCTCGTGCTGATGATATGTGTGTAAACGTAACGAAAGAGAAAAAACAATCTAACGTTCGTTCTTCTGGAAATGATGAAAAAGCTAGAATCATCCCACCAATCATTTTCTCTCTTGAAGAAGCTTTAGAGTACATTCAAAAAGATGAATATGTAGAGGTTACTCCAAAATCTATTCGTTTGAGAAAAATCTATTTGACGGAAACTGATAGAAAAAGATTTAAAATCTAA
- a CDS encoding PAS domain-containing sensor histidine kinase, translated as MKSKTIQITLVYIIISLFMAIVCHKILTTYFSKTEYYLVFFFKDIFFIISTALFFNYILSKNEKKNIAVFKKLKETNEEIKESNEKYDIVAKATSDTIWDWKIQEDSINWNKGIEGIFGYNPAEVGKTSKWWFDKIHPEDSIRMSIKLYSFIEQKTEKWQDQYRFRCADGTYKYVLDRGFLLKDENGRAIRMIGAIQDITKQKEEEQRLKLLETVITQSRDSILITEANSADRKIPRIVYVNPAFSQMSGYQSNEIIGKSPNIFKGPKSDSEELKKLLKAIKNEEECLIETITYTKKKEEYWVRFSMIPIFNNESVITHWISIQRDITDEKKLETEKEHLIRELTQNNKDLKQFSYITSHNLRAPLSNLIGLLNLIEDIPIENEELEEILGGFTKSTHLLNETINDLVKVIIIKDNPSMQKEEVSLKEVFENVFSQLSFQIELHKPIIKLKFDRVPLLNTNKAYIESILLNLLTNSIKYKSENRKLKISITAEQIDHKAILTFKDNGIGIDLERNRDKVFGLYQRFHNYPDSKGLGLYLVKSQVETMGGTISIDSEVNKGTTFTITFKN; from the coding sequence ATGAAAAGTAAAACTATCCAAATTACTCTAGTCTATATTATCATATCGTTATTTATGGCGATTGTCTGTCATAAAATACTTACTACTTACTTTTCTAAGACCGAATATTATTTAGTTTTTTTCTTTAAAGATATTTTTTTCATAATTAGTACCGCACTATTCTTCAATTATATACTATCCAAAAACGAGAAAAAAAATATCGCAGTTTTCAAAAAATTAAAAGAAACAAACGAAGAAATTAAAGAATCAAATGAAAAATATGACATTGTAGCAAAAGCAACAAGTGACACAATTTGGGACTGGAAAATTCAGGAAGACAGCATAAATTGGAACAAAGGAATAGAAGGAATTTTTGGTTATAATCCGGCCGAAGTTGGAAAGACATCTAAATGGTGGTTTGACAAAATTCACCCTGAAGACAGCATTAGAATGTCTATCAAATTATACTCTTTTATTGAGCAAAAAACGGAAAAATGGCAAGATCAATATCGTTTCAGATGTGCAGATGGAACCTATAAATACGTTTTAGATAGAGGTTTTCTATTAAAAGATGAAAACGGAAGAGCCATCAGAATGATTGGAGCAATTCAGGATATTACAAAACAAAAGGAAGAAGAACAGCGATTAAAACTTTTAGAAACTGTAATTACACAATCCAGAGATTCAATTTTAATCACAGAAGCAAATTCAGCTGATCGCAAAATACCACGAATCGTATATGTAAACCCGGCATTTTCGCAAATGTCAGGATATCAATCTAATGAGATTATCGGAAAATCTCCAAACATCTTTAAAGGACCAAAATCTGATTCTGAGGAATTAAAGAAACTATTAAAAGCTATAAAAAATGAAGAAGAGTGCTTAATAGAAACCATTACTTACACTAAAAAAAAGGAAGAATATTGGGTAAGATTCTCCATGATTCCAATTTTCAACAATGAAAGTGTTATCACACACTGGATTTCAATACAAAGAGACATCACAGACGAAAAGAAATTAGAAACAGAAAAAGAACATCTTATTAGAGAATTAACTCAAAACAATAAAGATTTAAAACAGTTTTCTTATATCACATCTCACAACTTAAGAGCTCCATTATCTAACCTGATCGGACTTTTGAATCTAATTGAAGACATCCCTATAGAAAACGAAGAACTTGAAGAAATTCTGGGAGGCTTTACCAAATCAACACATTTACTAAACGAAACTATAAATGATCTGGTAAAGGTAATTATCATCAAAGACAATCCTTCTATGCAAAAAGAGGAAGTTTCCTTAAAAGAAGTCTTCGAAAATGTATTTAGTCAATTATCATTTCAAATTGAATTACACAAGCCAATTATTAAACTAAAATTTGATCGGGTTCCATTACTAAACACCAACAAAGCTTATATTGAAAGCATTTTACTTAATCTACTCACGAATTCAATAAAATACAAATCAGAAAATAGAAAATTAAAAATTTCTATTACTGCAGAACAAATAGATCACAAAGCAATATTAACTTTTAAGGACAACGGAATTGGGATTGATTTAGAAAGAAACCGCGACAAAGTTTTTGGATTATATCAACGATTCCATAATTACCCAGACAGTAAAGGACTCGGCTTGTATCTTGTAAAGTCACAGGTTGAAACCATGGGAGGAACAATCAGCATCGACAGCGAGGTGAACAAAGGCACCACGTTTACAATAACTTTTAAAAATTAA
- a CDS encoding response regulator — MLEQILCIDDDPITLMLCKKVIAKSEFSNEIITAQNGEEALHHFNTLKYTNNKNKVNKKPELIFLDLNMPVMGGWEFLDHFTSQDYAEFNKTANVIVLSSTIDPDDLAKAKKYPIIIDFLSKPITQPMLEYLKKKIDL; from the coding sequence ATGCTCGAGCAAATTCTGTGCATTGACGATGACCCTATCACGTTGATGTTATGCAAAAAAGTAATTGCAAAATCCGAGTTTTCGAATGAAATTATTACGGCTCAAAACGGAGAAGAAGCACTTCATCACTTCAACACCTTAAAATATACCAACAATAAAAACAAGGTTAACAAAAAACCTGAGTTGATTTTCTTAGACTTAAACATGCCGGTTATGGGTGGATGGGAGTTTTTAGACCATTTTACATCTCAGGATTACGCTGAATTTAATAAGACTGCCAATGTTATTGTTTTATCCTCCACAATAGATCCTGACGACTTAGCCAAAGCAAAAAAATACCCTATTATAATTGATTTCCTTTCAAAACCTATTACACAGCCAATGCTGGAATATCTAAAGAAGAAAATTGATCTTTAA
- the rpsT gene encoding 30S ribosomal protein S20: MANHKSALKRIRSNEKRRVLNRYQHKTTRNAIKALRLATDKADASSKLSTVISMIDKLAKKNIIHDNKASNLKSKLTKHVAKL, encoded by the coding sequence ATGGCAAATCATAAGTCAGCATTAAAAAGAATCAGAAGTAACGAAAAAAGAAGAGTTCTTAACAGATATCAGCATAAAACTACTCGTAATGCTATTAAAGCGTTAAGATTAGCTACTGATAAAGCTGATGCATCTTCTAAATTATCAACTGTAATCTCTATGATTGATAAATTAGCTAAAAAGAACATCATTCATGATAATAAAGCTTCTAACTTGAAGTCTAAATTAACTAAACATGTTGCTAAATTGTAA
- the proS gene encoding proline--tRNA ligase — protein MSKNLTTRSEDYSKWYNELVVKADLAENSGVRGCMVIKPYGYAIWEKMQAELDRMFKETGHQNAYFPLFVPKSMFEAEEKNAEGFAKECAIVTHYRLKNDPDKPGKLMVDPNAKLEEELIVRPTSEAIIWSTYKGWVQSYRDLPLLINQWANVVRWEMRTRLFLRTAEFLWQEGHTAHATKAEALEESVKMMNVYADFAEGFMAIPVVKGIKTETERFAGADETYCIEALMQDGKALQAGTSHFLGQNFAKAFDVKFANAEGKQEHVWGTSWGVSTRLMGALVMTHSDDQGLVLPPNLAPIQVVIVPIYKTDEQLAEITTAVNDLTAKLKKLRISVKYDDRTTQKPGFKFAEWELKGVPVRIAVGPKDLENGTFEVARRDTLTKETVSGEGIVTYINDLLEKIQADLFNKALDYRNTHITEVNSFEEFKEVLDGKGGFVSAHWDGTAATEEKIKDLTKATIRCIPLDAVEEAGTCVFTGNPSSKRVLFAKAY, from the coding sequence ATGAGCAAGAACCTCACAACAAGATCAGAAGATTATTCAAAGTGGTATAATGAACTGGTTGTAAAAGCAGATCTAGCTGAAAACTCAGGAGTTAGAGGATGTATGGTTATTAAACCTTACGGATATGCTATTTGGGAAAAAATGCAGGCGGAGTTAGATAGAATGTTTAAAGAAACAGGACATCAAAATGCATACTTTCCACTATTCGTGCCTAAAAGCATGTTTGAGGCGGAAGAAAAAAATGCAGAAGGATTTGCAAAAGAATGTGCTATTGTAACGCATTATAGATTAAAAAATGATCCGGATAAACCTGGAAAACTTATGGTTGATCCAAACGCTAAGTTAGAAGAAGAACTTATTGTTCGACCTACTAGTGAGGCAATTATCTGGTCTACTTATAAAGGATGGGTTCAATCTTATAGAGATTTACCTTTGTTGATTAATCAATGGGCAAATGTTGTTCGTTGGGAAATGCGTACGCGTTTGTTCTTGAGAACTGCAGAGTTTTTATGGCAAGAAGGGCATACGGCTCACGCTACAAAAGCCGAAGCGCTTGAGGAGTCTGTAAAAATGATGAATGTTTATGCTGATTTTGCTGAGGGTTTTATGGCAATTCCGGTTGTAAAAGGTATTAAGACAGAAACAGAACGTTTTGCAGGAGCTGATGAAACGTATTGTATTGAAGCTTTAATGCAAGACGGAAAAGCATTGCAAGCAGGAACTTCTCACTTTTTAGGTCAAAACTTTGCAAAAGCTTTTGATGTGAAGTTTGCAAATGCCGAAGGAAAACAAGAGCACGTTTGGGGGACTTCTTGGGGAGTTTCTACCCGTTTGATGGGAGCGTTGGTTATGACGCACTCAGATGATCAAGGATTGGTATTGCCTCCTAATTTGGCTCCAATTCAAGTTGTGATTGTTCCTATTTATAAAACAGATGAGCAATTGGCAGAAATTACAACTGCAGTAAATGATTTAACGGCTAAACTTAAGAAATTAAGAATATCTGTTAAATATGACGACAGAACAACTCAAAAACCAGGATTCAAATTTGCTGAATGGGAATTAAAAGGAGTTCCTGTTAGAATTGCTGTTGGACCAAAAGATTTAGAAAACGGAACTTTTGAAGTTGCAAGACGTGATACATTGACAAAAGAAACAGTTTCTGGTGAAGGAATTGTTACTTATATAAATGACTTGTTAGAGAAGATTCAAGCTGATTTATTTAACAAAGCATTAGACTACCGTAATACACATATTACAGAAGTAAATAGTTTTGAGGAATTTAAAGAAGTTTTAGATGGTAAAGGAGGGTTTGTATCTGCACATTGGGATGGAACTGCTGCTACCGAAGAAAAGATAAAAGATTTGACAAAAGCTACGATTCGTTGCATCCCTTTGGACGCTGTTGAAGAGGCTGGAACCTGTGTATTTACTGGTAATCCCTCTTCGAAAAGAGTGTTGTTTGCGAAGGCTTATTAA